In a genomic window of Oreochromis aureus strain Israel breed Guangdong linkage group 13, ZZ_aureus, whole genome shotgun sequence:
- the LOC116324839 gene encoding uncharacterized protein LOC116324839 — MGQLFSTEEEISQVKDAIGSLLYDAMLEGGAVPDLGVVHPLLLASHDDSSVSQDRLQEQLQQLQNDIGNKAPTYLRDLISRLSTFSDEPRLAGLVGLVVSMVMDMAYTSAKQSGVKGKSAGSSSCQQRVWELQEVMEEYLKRCRISLNDKSRLIQDAVRLEAQLSLTLTQLKTCLLGGDCDSRSLRHWASGASFHTQMLVHLARLEGKAEPLSARAALQQYKEDLTQILPAYRRYKSKTVCVVKCRGSLPAASDPCSEVPEEGTMTGLTVTDRETGKSVTIPLSTIETETGKRRVSGLDTSSTTVPSSINLDMITSDQYTQAYLDHLFSTKGPVAELENYFNKASERLRVLTTELGCKSKAGVANGIKKSEGVHLKAQAEGTDEVQIVEKVMMERRGRQGEESLKLSIVESQPEQSLNSSQHSATNP; from the exons ATGGGACAGCTGTTCtcaacagaagaagaaatttCTCAAGTGAAGGATGCTATTGGTTCTCTCCTCTACGATGCCATGCTGGAAGGTGGTGCAGTACCTGACCTGGGAGTCGTCCACCCGCTCCTTCTAGCCAGTCATGATGACAGCTCTGTCTCCCAGGACCGCCTCCAGGAACAACTGCAGCAG TTGCAGAACGACATTGGGAACAAAGCGCCCACCTACCTGAGGGACCTGATTAGTCGATTGTCAACTTTCTCAGATGAGCCACGCTTGGCGGGCTTGGTGGGATTAGTGGTTTCTATGGTTATGGATATGGCATATACGTCAGCAAAACAGTCGGGTGTTAAAGGGAAGTCAGCAGGATCATCGTCATGCCAG CAGAGAGTCTGGGAGCTTCAGGAGGTGATGGAGGAATACCTGAAGCGCTGTAGGATCAGCTTGAATGATAAAAGCAGGCTGATCCAGGATGCTGTCAGACTTGAGGCCCAGCTCAGCCTCACCCTCACCCAGCTGAAGACGTGTCTGCTAGGGGGAGATTGTGACTCCAG GTCTTTGAGACACTGGGCCAGCGGAGCATCCTTTCACACCCAAATGTTGGTTCACCTGGCTCGCCTTGAGGGCAAGGCTGAGCCCCTGTCTGCAAGGGCAGCACTGCAGCAATACAAAGAAGATCTCACACAGATCCTGCCTGCTTACAG GCGTTATAAGTCTAAAACAGTGTGTGTTGTAAAATGTCGAGGGAGTCTTCCTGCAGCATCTGACCCCTGCAGTGAGGTGCCAGAGGAAGGCACCATGACTGGACTCACTGTGACcgacagagagacaggaaagaGTGTGACCATCCCTCTGTCCACTATAGAGACTGAGACAG ggaaaaggagaGTCTCTGGGCTTGATACATCCTCTACAACAGTGCCCTCCTCAATTAACCTGGATATGATCACCTCGGATCAGTACACTCAGGCATACTTGGATCACCTGTTCTCTACTAAGGGTCCTGTGGCAGAGCTGGAAAACTACTTTAACAAGGctagtgagagactgagagtgCTAACAACTGAACTGGGATGTAAAAGCAAGGCAGGGGTGGCTAATGGAATCAAAAAAAGTGAAGGAGTGCATCTTAAAGCCCAGGCTGAAGGAACAGATGAAGTACAAATAGTGGAAAAAGTGATGATGGAAAGGAGAGGAAGACAGGGAGAGGAAAGTTTGAAACTCAGTATTGTAGAATCACAGCCAGAGCAAAGCCTTAATTCCAGTCAGCACAGTGCTACAAATCCATGA